From Amphiprion ocellaris isolate individual 3 ecotype Okinawa chromosome 10, ASM2253959v1, whole genome shotgun sequence, one genomic window encodes:
- the LOC111564486 gene encoding cytochrome P450 7B1 has protein sequence MSPLLLLLLGLLPLLLCLLRGRNRRDGEPPLVKGWIPFIGKALEFGKDAHKFLEEHKKKFGDIFTVQIAGKYMTFIMDPLLYPSIVKHGKQLDFHEFSNKVAPYTFGYSPMNRSFSGLREQVQRSFHLLQGDSLTLLTESMMGNLKLVFRQDHMERDGGWRSGSMYDFCHSVMFEATLLTMYGRPPASRRHGGVDALRDNFISFDKKFPLLIAQIPIWLLGRTKAVRDKLIHFFLHVSGWSNTSQFIRRRAEIFEQYDTLRDVDKAAHHFAIFWASVGNTVPATFWTLYHLVSHPVALQAVRQEIQDVLRQDGVGWSSDGDVTLGRQQLERLLFLESAIRESLRLSSASMNIRVAQEDFGLRLDGERSVAVRKGDFIALYPQSMHLDPEVYQDPQMFRFDRYMQDGQQKTNFYKNGQKLKYYLMPFGSGSSKCPGRHFALNEIKQFVCLLLLYFDLQLEDGQPRASLDTSRAGLGVLLPNVDVRFRYRLRTQQLD, from the exons ATGtctccgctgctgctgctcctgctcgGCCTGCTGCCCCTGCTGCTGTGCCTCCTCCGCGGCAGAAACAG AAGAGACGGAGAACCTCCTCTGGTTAAAGGCTGGATTCCTTTCATTGGAAAAGCTCTGGAGTTTGGAAAAGATGCTCATAAGTTCCTGGAGGAACACAAGAAGAAGTTTGGAGACATCTTCACTGTGCAGATAGCAG GTAAATACATGACCTTCATCATGGACCCACTACTCTATCCCAGCATCGTCAAACATGGCAAGCAGCTCGACTTCCATGAGTTCTCCAACAAGGTGGCGCCCTACACCTTCGGCTACTCGCCGATGAACAGGAGTTTTTCCGGGCTGCGGGAGCAGGTCCAGCGCTCCTTCCACCTGCTGCAGGGCGACAGCTTGACACTGCTGACAGAGAGCATGATGGGAAACCTGAAGCTAGTGTTCCGTCAGGACCACATGGAGCGGGACGGCGGCTGGAGGAGCGGCAGCATGTACGACTTCTGCCACTCGGTTATGTTCGAGGCCACCCTCCTCACCATGTACGGCAGGCCGCCGGCCAGCCGTCGCCACGGCGGCGTGGACGCGCTGCGGGACAACTTCATCAGCTTCGACAAGAAGTTCCCGCTGCTCATCGCCCAGATCCCCATCTGGCTGCTGGGACGCACCAAAGCCGTCCGAGACAAACTCATCCACTTCTTCCTGCATGTGTCCGGTTGGTCCAACACATCGCAGTTCATCAGGAGGCGGGCGGAGATTTTCGAGCAGTACGACACGCTAAGGGATGTTGATAAAGCAG CCCACCACTTTGCCATCTTCTGGGCGTCGGTGGGGAACACGGTCCCGGCCACTTTCTGGACCCTGTACCACCTGGTGAGCCACCCGGTGGCGCTGCAGGCCGTTCGGCAGGAGATCCAGGACGTCCTGCGGCAGGACGGCGTTGGGTGGAGCAGCGACGGCGACGTGACGCTAGGCCGACAGCAGCTGGAGCGACTCCTCTTCCTGG AGAGCGCCATCAGGGAGAGCCTCCGCCTGTCCTCGGCCTCCATGAACATCCGGGTGGCCCAGGAGGACTTCGGTCTGCGGCTGGACGGAGAGCGCTCGGTGGCGGTCAGGAAAGGAGACTTCATCGCCCTGTACCCTCAGAGTATGCACCTGGACCCGGAGGTCTACCAGGACCCGCAG ATGTTCCGGTTCGACCGCTACATGCAGGACGGCCAGCAGAAGACGAATTTCTACAAGAACGGCCAGAAGCTGAAGTACTACCTGATGCCATTCGGCTCTGGCTCCTCCAAGTGTCCCGGCCGACACTTCGCCCTCAACGAGATCaagcagtttgtgtgtctgctgctgctatACTTCGATCTGCAGCTGGAGGATGGTCAGCCCAGAGCCTCGCTGGACACCAGCCGGGCCGGACTGGGAGTCCTGCTGCCCAACGTCGATGTCCGCTTCCGCTACCGGCTCAGAACCCAACAACtggactga